GTGTTTGTTTTGGTCGCGAGGCTTTCTTCCCCCCAACCTGCTGAAAATCGTTGTCGTCGTCAGCTCGCTCGAGTTTGGTATATGTGTGTGATGTCTCCATCATTTCGGGTGTTGTTTGACTCGTGCTCGCCATCCTGTCCCTGTCGTGGTTCGCGGGCTTTCCGACCGACCTGTCGCGTAAAACCTAACAtcagtggtggctgacaaacactggTATGAAGAGCAACACAATGCtttagagaggctgtcctctctgcaccacttCCTGGTGCGAAATGtctaggcaattttttttttcctagcctaagttaattctaagtgtgtaggggagggtccaggttaggggaggacctaggtgtgtctcaggccgaagcctatacactctaccatgcgggtttcgaaccatgcaggacaagggcgcgtgcaatcgtgtgcgtgttggggtttactggccagccatggctgcaattggcaccatgactgatgccccattggtcgcctagcttaaaaacTAGCTAAGTGtaacccaggtaaaacctgcatagacacagggaaaaccctgggccgggtcatgcggggatcaattatcatgcattaagcaagcaggtaactactggacgagagggaagaagggtccaggtaagaagagttggaggggctgaaaaatcaaccatgctggagttgggtgcttgggccttgcggcccgcatttaaaggttgggaactcctgggttattattagccaggggcgcatgcgccccccaGGGGCGGGCAACTTCACTCGTcgacccagccacagctgcccaggcagccacagttaagacagaagtgggcagacgagccagtaaaccggctcgaactgcgggcgcacggagcgaaaggcagcctgacgttgcgccatcttcatcttccttcttcaggttgacgtcgtaccgaccatagCCTTttagcccgtgctccgcaccaccagtaccgtatcccgttttcggagcgcgccccttgcccagccagatgagtcaggcgagcacctcgggcgtgaccccaatagacataatgaatgttaaaggtacggaaccccggagactcgaacccataattcaattaaaagaaaatcaattagTACGAAATTTCTAATtagccgacatgtaataagtgtgtCGTAGACACTCCGGGCGAATACACCACACACGGAGCAGACAactaacctcattaacagtcactgcggccactggccttaattaaaatgcccgtgactatgatcaagtcagaataggagaaatcccgctaaaacaattcgcagtgggacaacatgttagtaaatttacagtcgccaacttgatgtcacaatttaaataattaaatacattaaaaccattgttaagccttaagcacccaattaccaggtgctacattttaattgtgcacctggaacatgttttaactggtaatagagtaaattcaattaatataagttttttgacaccgactcacaaagaagagaaagtttctcttccttgcgaggcggccatattcggcagtctccaaccactccacgccgggaacagacgtgtgtccgtgggcagcatccaagtttctttcattgattattttttattctgtactaaatctttgaatttaaaaccttttgttaattcaccgctgcccacgtcgactcggcgcgtattttgcggagccgggcctatcccgaccgtcttcagtgtgataccgcgatacgtatcgtagcacagAATGTACgatactggccgactccagcgaaagtaaTTTTACTTAAGgatgccgtgcatatgcctgccggctgcacacacgtaagtgtttcgccgaatttaggaccCCACTCATAGAGCCCCCcttgcacccgttaatgttcggcgctggccgtctccagcgagcatcgacccgcatcccgcgagactgccgcggtaaccattagtgtcgcgtagtgttatgttttttctgtgttaattgtgtaacggctagacgtcgccaagtgttggtgagagtgttttgtagcgagactaaattaaaggtaattctcaccaactcgtgtacacttattttccggagtctcccgtcctccacatggccgagcggccttcacagtcaagggagagccattcagggtagattcaagccgtgtacctggcggggcacgcgggggcagagtacccacgacccaacatcaacggcctagcagcccgctagcctggcgcccctccggacaacaagagcaccgcgacgcccgtagcgcccgtcaggtgcCCCCCGGGCCTTtaacataggtcgggtgacggcaaggtcaacagcagtacttttcaagccagggtggggggagggaaccaacctcgccacccaaaatccccgagacggtttaaggtcgcgccgctcgaggctactgcttccacagctacagcagccccagttgaaggttcctgatgtcttccttcagagttccaaTGCATTTCAATTCcattgcgcgcgcagcagttcacagctccgcaagttccagcccgcagttcgtctacacttcgcattttttcagcacatcgagctcccctgcggagCCTTCGCCGatgaagctgcttcctgccacgcgccaagctacattcaggctacctttcaccccgatagtcgtaataacgactccacaggccggcaaTTGGTCCGCGGACtactattggttattcacagtcaccccagcgagattacaactctcgagctgggctcccgtaacCGCCACCTGCAGGACGCAGCCGCCCACAGCATGCACACAAATCTCACATACACTGCCAGCCTTCGATTTCCCAACAGTCCACGacagagatgcgcacgcccctaGAGACGACTACCAACATGGcaaggcttgttagcccgcatgATTTGTACAGTTTCCTTCTACAATAGTTCGTGTTAAAACATTACATATTGCTATCCCTTTGGAGGTTTTGCATTTACAATGTTATTTACAAGGCTTCGAAACATACTTACAAAACACGCTTAATAATCttgataaatatttacaatcataacatgtcTTCACacaactataatacattgtctgttcatatttacaactgccatctggtgacgagtggtggcactataATGTCCGTGGCCGGAATGttgtgccgcggacaggactgtaaCCCaggttttagtttaaataaagaggaggtacgacttcaaggttaagtttataattttaatattgtaaaatttttatttacagacATAACCATTATATGTCAGATTCTTCGAGAAATTTCGTTGGTTAAATTTAATGCATAATAAACTAATTGCAAACCATATTCATGCAGGTCGTGTGCATTGCCTGTGTTGCGCGCACTTAAGGTTTTTAATTGGGGATCCAAATTAATTGATCAGAAGTGTTGGCATTAGAAAAGGAAATGCTGCCTTTgttaaccaattaaaaaaaaaaaacaactttgttTACAGTCATGTTGGTAAtaccagttaaaaaaattacaaaaatacagaGAATAGTTTTGTAGTGTTTTCTGCCTGGGTTTCTCTATTTAAATAGGTCCAGACATTGAACTTCTGGGTTTCatctgtaaactttattttagtctGTGGCTTAGAATTTCAACAAAATATGAATGTAAGGCACAGTGTTGGGTTATGGAGCGAGGAACatgttattttattgtgttaCGCTAGTGTTtagtaataagaaaaaaaaaatgaaatcatcgAAAGCCGGTCAGATAAAATTTTCTCGAAGAAAATGATAGCttagaaaattaaatatggtatGAAATCCGTCAAGAAACGTAATGCCGAAATGCGTGGTTAAACCTTTCGCCACAGCAATGCTTGGGAATGTGTAGTGTTGTGATGCTTCAGTTTCCTATTGACAGAATGCCATTAACACGTACACGTTCTTTAACCACAAATATGAATGGGGCTTCTAGTTCTCCAAATGATACTTACCTGGCTCATATCCCTGAAAATACTAACCATCTACCTCCCCTTGTGACAAACCGTCGGCAGATAGAAGATGCTTCAGCAGGAGCCTGTGTCCCTACTCCACCGAACTACTCAGTGACTCAATCTAATAGCGGAAATAAAACATTACCTTCAGTAAGTGCAGGTTCACTGGAAGCATGTGCCAGCCCGGCCAACAATGGCTCTGCAAGACCAAGAACAATGGTTGCATCGCCAGAGCAAGTGATGAATCTTTACATCAGTCATTTAACTCCATATGAACATCATGAGATATTCAACTATCCACAGATTTACTTTATTGGTGCAAATGCAAAAAAAAGGCCAGGTATTTTAGGAACAGCAAATAACTGTGGTTATGACAATGATCAAGGTTCATACACTCATGTCCCTCATGATCATGTAGCTTACCGGTATGAAGTCCTTAAAATCATTGGGAAAGGAAGTTTTGGGCAAGTAGTGAAAGTATATGATCATAAAAACCATGAACATGTTGCATTAAAAATGGTACGAAATGAGAAACGATTTCATAGGCAGGCTCAGGAAGAAATAAGGATTTTAGAACATTTGAGGAAACAGGACAAGCAAAACACAATgaacataatacatatttttgatAGTTTTACATTCCGAAATCATATGTGCATAACTTTTGAATTGTTGTCAATAAACCTTTATGAATTgattaagaaaaataagtttcaagGTTTTAGCTTACAGTTAGTTCGCAAGTTTTCACATTCGCTTCTTCAGTGTTTGGATGCATTatacaagaacaaaataatacatTGTGATATGAAGCCAGAAAATGTCTTGCTCAAGCAGCAAGGTCGAAGTGGAATTAAGGTAAGTGTGTTAATTAAGTTGAGATGTTTATTttgtttggaaatttattttctttctatCGTTGCACTATACGTGAAACTCAACTTAGTGAGGTAATTGTGGCTTTTAGGGCatcttttaaaaaagaaaaaatccagtaaatgatatttttaaaggtATCAATAAATGTTGATGGAAATAAACATGTTGGAAACAAAATCTAATCATAGTCATTTTTGGAGTAGCTATCCTATTTACATTTGTTTGTTGATTATCCTGCAAATGGGAGCTTTTTAGTTTTACCTTGGATTCTAAGATAGTCAATAGTAAAGAGAGAAAATGTGGGATGAAATAGTTTTACAAGAGAGATATACTTTGAAAATAGCTTGAAATTGCTGCATTAAAAACTCTATAGGCAATAAAATAAGGTACACCAATTGCATTGTTAAAGTGGCTGCAAGACGGCTGGAACCTGTGCTGCCGATGTATTGCTTGTGCAGGGAAAGTAAAATGCCACAGTTTTTGTGATAACATCAAGATTAACATACTTTATTGTCCTTAAAGTTGTCTTGTTAATGTTAGTTTCTTAAGTGATATTTTGGTGTAGTGTTTAGTTCTATTGTTTTAAGTGAGTTTTCTGCCTGTTAATTCATTAGGCaatctttttaaataaatcaaactaCACAATTTTTCTTAATTTCATAACTCTTTACAACCAAGCTATAAAGTTTTTCACACTAgtcaggatttaaaaaaatcatctctgagatttaaataatttaaaaaagaattttgactttatttaaatttggctatcctaacctaataaaccttaattttaattatagGACAGTGGCATGAAAAACCTTGGTGTATGTTTACCTAGCCAGTCCATTAAATTTCTATGTCTGTTTTATCTAGGCTTCATGCAAGTCACAGTAAACGACACGGTACATATTTCATATCCCTTtaagtctatcccttgatcctaatggcatgttCCTGAATACATTGAGCCTGTGGTCCATGATGCtggctgttttaatttagtacattgaaaTATCCcggatacaacaaaaattttgatgTAACAATGGATAATGTATTGTATtatcagataaaataaaaatcagaaaatgaaatttttcacTTCCTAACATCtgtttgtattgtaatatttttgttagttCCAGAATATTTTGACGTAggcctactaaattaaaacagcaagcatcatgcacCAAAGGATCAATCAttaggatcatgccatcaggatcaagggataaacttggatacatgatacgaAACAATTACCAACTACAACAATGCACAAGAACACAATGTAAAATTCAAGAAAcaggaacaaacaaaaaaaataaaggctCACCAATCACACAACAAATcaatataaattcaaattatacttTCActagcaaaattaaaatttcactaaGATCAGTCTAAGGTTGCATCAAAAGGCTGACCACTGATAAAATAGCAGACCTAAATTCATAGTGCCCAAATGTTCTATTGTAAAATTTTGCACAtaataacaagaaataaaaagAGTAAATTCAAAAGGGTAGtagaaacaatataaattaatatatatagatGCAAAAATATATGGAATTGCTTGAAGTGGCACAAACGTGCTTTCTGTAATAATCGAGCATATGCAGGTGCTGAAATATTAAGCTTCACAACTATCATTGGCTAATAATCATGAATgtaaaacacttaaatttttattgtaagtatTTGACATTGACTAATCTTGGACAAGCGATGCCTGCATAAAGAAAGCAACAAGGTAGTGCATGTCTCAATTATTTGGCATGCTTGTCCTTCATAGGCCAAGTGCAAGCAGTTAGTACCCTGTGTTAAATTGCATTTTTCACCCAATATAAGGAAGAAAGGGGATTTTGGAACTTGcagtagttttatttatatttgacttTTCCTTTCAAAATCATTCCCTGTTTAAGTTTATGGTAACATTTCAATCAGGATTGGACTGAAGAATCCTGATAGACAATTGAACTCTCCAAACAATTATCTTAAACACTCAGGGTCATACTGGAAGTGAAACTAAACAGGAGAGGTAATTTTGAAAATGTCTAGTTTGAATGAGCAATATAAAGTTGTAGAGAATAAATGGTTGAAAATGTCTAACAGATATCTAAGTAATATTGAGAAACAGTTGGAAAAATTGTCTGAACTTAATAAAgttaataacaaaattaaatgttatttctGTTGTTATCATGAGTTCGTACTGGTGTTTACTGCTaaaaaacaaaattctaacaatCACTAAACCTGATGTCTTTATGCAATTTACAAAAGACATGTTTATTCCGAGGTCAGTCAGTGTTGAATTCCAAGTTTAGTTCACTAAAAATGCTCCCGTTAACAGAGCTTATTTAGTTTTATATGCCTTCCCGCCCCTTCTCGAAATCAGAAAAATTTATTGTTCgtaccaacaaaaggaaagaatttgaaagcaaacggtGGGTAAAGAGGTTCGACCCTCCCACCCCCTTTTTCCCCCCAcctgaaatgaaattctgtgtacgctCTTGGCTATTAGCACCCTCGCCTTCCTCCCATCAAAGTTGGTGGAGATAAGGTGGTTGTCCCTAACTACCTCTTACCCTTTCACTGAATGCAGTGCCATCATGGGAGTTACTATTCTCCCAAAGGATATGAATCATTTAGATATAATGTCAGGTGGTTTATTAGGGGTGTAATTTCCAAACAAAGTTATATACTGAAACCACCCATACCCAGTATGGAACTTAAACCCAAGACTGTGGAGCTAGAAGTCAGGTATAGGGTGCGGAGGGGTAATAATTggacaaaaataaaactttttcatttattttccttaaattaatatttttatgaactgATAAAAATACGACTATGTTACAAATAGCTTTATATTAATGGACAAAtacttgttttttaaaatattgtatccaattatgaaaaaataaataaaatcagtgtccatttttttccctccaaatgGGGTAAAAACTGGACAAGAGAGGGGTAAATATTGGACAGCTTATAACTTATACACTATGGGTACGACACATTTGGGAGGGCAATATTTGGACAGAGCAGACAATTTCCTGTACATTGCACTTAATTTCAAAATTGTAACCCTTTTGgttcatttataataaaattttaacggaTCTTAAGTATACTGTCATAATTCATctaattttgaaaaacatttatgtTGTATTTTATGCCTTCAATATCACTGAATATGgtgagaaaaattttttaagcCATTGGTTGATAGTGTGAAAATGTACAAGCTGTAGAAAAAGTCACTTGAAATACACAATTTAATAACAcccttaaaatgtaataatataacGAAACACAGAGAAactgaaatactttaaaaataacaaataagttagGCCTAGCAgtcaaaagcaaaataaaatacagaaatatGGACTTCTAGACCCCATTAAAAACTAGAAATTGTTCACAGCCGCCTAGGCTTACTTTTCATATACATCAACATTTGAAGGGAATACATATTTTTCCATGTCACGAACCGTTTTTATCATGGGGATAGGGAGTTTACCAAGTATGTCTGCATACTGTACAGCAAACTCGTCGTTTTCAACCATTGTGAAAATATGTTTATCCGAGCAGTTACTCTTCAAGCTCATAACTTGCACTTCCTTGTCAtcatggaatacattttgtaccacGCAGACATAACGATAACATGTACAGTTTCTCTTCCCAGCACGGAATGACACAAGTAAAACATCCCCACACCTTATGTCTTCAGGAGGAGACAAATCACACACTTCATTTTGGTCATCTTCTAACAAATCCACATCATCTTCGCTGTCTCCACTACAGACCCAGTCTTGTTCTGATTCTGAATCACTGAGTAAGTCTGCACTCTTTTTTTGGAAGACTTCTTTTGCTGATCTTTCTGTTTTAAAACTTTAGGCCT
The DNA window shown above is from Bacillus rossius redtenbacheri isolate Brsri chromosome 2, Brsri_v3, whole genome shotgun sequence and carries:
- the LOC134529466 gene encoding dual specificity tyrosine-phosphorylation-regulated kinase 2 isoform X2, with the protein product MCSVVMLQFPIDRMPLTRTRSLTTNMNGASSSPNDTYLAHIPENTNHLPPLVTNRRQIEDASAGACVPTPPNYSVTQSNSGNKTLPSVSAGSLEACASPANNGSARPRTMVASPEQVMNLYISHLTPYEHHEIFNYPQIYFIGANAKKRPGILGTANNCGYDNDQGSYTHVPHDHVAYRYEVLKIIGKGSFGQVVKVYDHKNHEHVALKMVRNEKRFHRQAQEEIRILEHLRKQDKQNTMNIIHIFDSFTFRNHMCITFELLSINLYELIKKNKFQGFSLQLVRKFSHSLLQCLDALYKNKIIHCDMKPENVLLKQQGRSGIKYNESLMLHPNLQLDNFATKCI
- the LOC134529466 gene encoding dual specificity tyrosine-phosphorylation-regulated kinase 2 isoform X1, translating into MCSVVMLQFPIDRMPLTRTRSLTTNMNGASSSPNDTYLAHIPENTNHLPPLVTNRRQIEDASAGACVPTPPNYSVTQSNSGNKTLPSVSAGSLEACASPANNGSARPRTMVASPEQVMNLYISHLTPYEHHEIFNYPQIYFIGANAKKRPGILGTANNCGYDNDQGSYTHVPHDHVAYRYEVLKIIGKGSFGQVVKVYDHKNHEHVALKMVRNEKRFHRQAQEEIRILEHLRKQDKQNTMNIIHIFDSFTFRNHMCITFELLSINLYELIKKNKFQGFSLQLVRKFSHSLLQCLDALYKNKIIHCDMKPENVLLKQQGRSGIKVIDFGSSCYETQRVYTYIQSRFYRAPEVILGARYGMPIDMWSLGCILAELLTGYPLLPGEDEADQLACIIELLGMPPQKLLDASKRSKNFISSKGYPRYCTANTLPDGTTVLGAGVSRRGKPRGPPGSRDLRRALNGCDDAQFLDFIRRCLEWDPDARMTPASALRHGWLRRRLPRPPPEKSEGQSGGRNSSSRNSSKTNAVTSGVLSTNTIRLQLPDDRATTAHSTKLPQIPNHS